GCTCCGGTGTCAAAAATCCAGTTTATGGTTGATGAATTTCATAAAAGGCGTGACTTAGTTTTAGAGTTACTCTCTGAAATTAAAGGAATTAATATAAATACACCAAAAGGTGCGTTTTATGTTTTTCCTGATGTATCTTCTTATTTTGGAAAAACCATTGATGGTGTTACCATTAATAATGCTGGAGATTTTTCAATGTTTTTATTAGAAAAAGCGAATGTAGCTACGGTTACAGGAGGTGCTTTTGGAGCTCCTGATTGTATCAGACTTTCTTATGCAGCGTCAACGGAAGAATTAAAAGAAGCGTTTAAACGAATTAAAAATGTATTGAATTAGGTAAATAAATGAAGAAATTACTTTTACTATTTTTATTGACTTCCTTGTCGAATTGCGATTCTGATTCGGATACTATTGAAAAGGATGCATTTGAATTAGAGTTATCTTCTTTCAAAACCACCTATGAAATTGATGAACTAATTGAGATTAATATTACTTCAGATGAAAATATTATCGAAATCATTGGATCTACGGATAATTTTGAAACTAATTTTAATCAAACAAGATATACAACAGATAATTCTGGATTTGGAAAAATAGCGAAAGTATATTTAAGTTTTGATACTCTAGACAAAAAAACAATTCACTTTAAAATTAAAAACAGTAACAAAGAAGAAATTGAAAAATCAATTGAAATTGACATTATTAGAGGTCCTGCAGTAAAAATTAAAAATATAAAAATCAAGTCTTTCTATAAAATTAATGAAACTTGGGATTCTGAATTCGGAAATGAAGATGTTAACCGCCTAGCGGATGTTATTTTTGGAATTCGAAAAGGAAAATTTCATCCTTTTGACAAAGATTTTAATTTCACAAATTGGTTTATTTCAAATGTTAAAGAAAATCAAGGTGATTTGACATGGAGTGTTTCTTCAAAGAACTTGTACCTAAATCCAAATAGAATATTAAAATTAAGTTTAGTCGATGATGATGGGAATAACATAGGTGAAAGTTTAATTTATGACACCCCCTATGAAAGGGATATTGATTTTAATCAATACACTATATCTAAACCTAACTTTATTCTTTACAAAGACGATACTGAAAATCTTGAAATTGAATTAGAATTAGAATGGCCTTAATTTAAAAAAAATGAATTTTAAATACACTTTCAAAACACGTTGGTCAGATTTTGACCCAAACAGACATTTACGCCATACGGCTTATAACGATTATGCCGCAGAAAGTAGGGTTCGCTATTTAAACGAACACAACTTTGGCATGGATAGGTTTCAAAAAGAAAATATCGGTCCCATATTATTTAAGGAAGAAACTACTTTTTATAGAGAAGTAAATTTAGGGGAAGACATCACGATTGAATTATTTTTAGAAGGATTATCTGAAAATGGAGAACGATTTAAATTCTTACATAAAATATATAGAGAAGACGGTGTACTAGCTGCTGAAATTATCGTTCTGGGTGCTTGGTTAGATTTAACCAAACGAAAACTAATACAACCACCTGCAGATATGGTAAAAACTTTTAAAGAACTTACAAAATCGGAAAATTTTGAAGAAATCCCTTTAAAAAGTAAATCATAGGTTTGAAAAGAAAAGCCCTTGTTTATCCTATTGTAATACTCTTATTGGGTTTAGTGATGTATCTTTTTATTCCAAAGAATGATACCATAGATACTGATGTAAACCCAGTAGCAGTTTCAGGTTTTAATTACTTACCTACATCAACTACAAATACAATAGTTAACCATCAATATTACAGTCTTTCGTACAATGAAAATTATGAGCAGGCAGAATGGGTTGCGTATGAATTAACAAATGACCATCTTTCAGGTTCAAATAGAAAACGCCCATATTTCATTCAAGATAAAAAAGTTAAAACACAGTCAGCAGATTACAGAAATTATAAAAAATCAGGGTATACCAAAGGTCATTTATGTCCTGCCGGAGATAGGAAATTTTCTAAGACTGCTTTTGATGAAACTTTTTTAACATCGAACATTTCTCCTCAAAAAGCTGATTTTAACGGAGGAGTATGGAATAGATTAGAGCAAAAAACACGTTATTGGGCTAGTAAAGACAAACAATTATTTGTGGTTACCGGTGGTGTGTTGTCAAAAAACTTAAAAACTATTGGACACGAAAAAGTTGCAGTTCCAACTCACTTTTATAAAATTCTACTGGATTATTCTGAACCTAAGATTAAGGCCATTGCATTTTTAGTACCACATGAAGCGTCAAAAAAACCACTCTATACTTTTGTAGTATCAATAGATCATCTTGAAAAATTGACAAATATTGATTTTTTCCCAGCATTACCAGATGATTTAGAAACCAAATTAGAAGCTAGCTCTAGTTACAAAGATTGGAGTTTCAATTAATACTTTATTAAAATTCAGTACTTGTTTTTAAAACCATAAGTAATTTACTCATTTCCTTATTTTGGTTGGTAAAAAGTAATAAAGCCAGCAATGGTAAGGCTATCATATAATTTATAAAACGGATACTTAGTTTGGCAACTCTTTTTTTCATTTTTCGGTTGATTTTGCTTAGCGTAAAATTATAACGCAAAAGACTCCTAAAAAATTGTTTTTAAAATTAAAAAAGTTCCTTTTTTCTAAGAAACTCTTATTACTGTATTGGAAGAGAGACTCCCCTCGACTATCGCTCGGGACAGGCTTCTCGTCACTCCTGAATTTTCATTTACAATAAAGTAATTTCATAAAAAAAGCTCCTTATTTCTAAGAAGCTTCTATTACTGTACAGGCGGAGAGACTCGAACTCTCACACCTTGCGGCACTAGATCCTAAGTCTAGCGTACATTTGTTCAAAATAAGTCAAATCAGCTCATTATCAATGATTTAATTCTTTTCTAATTTTTTTTGATTGCATTTAAAATCAATTAATATCAACGTTTGTTGTACCTATGTTGTACCCAAATATTCTAATAAATGTGTACCTTTGGGGTAGATTTTCAACTAAATGTTGTACCTGATTTGACTTTCGTAAACAAATAGGTCAACGATGTCTGCAAGTGCAAAATTAGTTCTACGTAAAAAGCCCAACAGTAAAGGGCTTTATCCTCTTGCTATACGTATTACCAAAAATCGACAGTCAACTTTCAAACATGTTGGTCATTATATTGATAATGAGGATTGGGACGAAAAAAAACTTGAAGTCAAAAAGTCACATCAAAATGCAGCTGACTTGAATAACCTGTTGTCCTCTAAACTATCAGAAGCTAGAAAAGGTTTAATTGCACTTCAAACTACAGACAAAGACGCATCTGCTCGACAAATCAAAACCGAAATATACAGACCCACCTCTAATTTGACGTTTTTTGATTATGCCGATGAGCACCTTCAAGCTTTGGAAGCTGAAAAGAAAATCAATAGGCATTCCACCGATTCTGCTTGGATTAGCTATATTGTCAAGTTCAGTAAATCTCGGCAACTTACCTTCCAAGAAATTGATGAAAGGTTTCTAAGAAAATTCAAAATTTACCTGAAAGGAGCATCAGCACTATCTGAAACTACCTCTATGAACGTAATGGTTTTGATTCGGTTATTATACAATCGCTCCATTAAAGATAAAGTTGTAAGTAAAGAATTATATCCCTTTGGAATTGGTAAGTTTAAAATCAAATTTCCAGAAACGTTAAAGATTGGATTGAACCATCAAGAGATGAAGAAACTTGAAAGAATTGATAATCTTTCTGATGTTGAAAGACATTCCTTGAATGTATGGCTTTACAGTTTCTACTTTGCCGGGATGCGTGTTTCGGATGTTCTATTTACTCGCTGGTCACAAATATATGATGGTCGCCTACACTATAGAATGGGTAAAAACTCCAAATTATTGTCTTTATTAATCCCCGATAAAGTTGCCAAGATTCTAGAGCATTATGTCTTTGAAAAATCTTGTGATGATGATTTTATTTTTCCAGAGATGCGAAAAGCTGACCTTACCAATGCTAGAGATGTTTACAACAAAACAAAAACGGCTACAAAAAAGTTCAATAAAAACTTAAAGTCCGTTATGAAAAAAGCAGGAATCAGCAAAAAAGTCACGATGCACATTGCAAGACATACCTTCGGAAATATTGCAGGAGACTCTATACACCCCTTAATGCTTCAGAAGCTTTATCGCCACAGTGACTTAAAAACAACCATAAACTATCAATCCAATTTTATTCATAAAGAAGCTGATGAAGCTTTAAACAGGGTTCTCAATTTCTAATAAATAGATGGTTATAATTTAAGATTATAACTCCATTCTTTGTCATCACTTTTAATTTAACTCCAATTTCTAATAAATTATTTATTTCTACATACTAAACTCTAACAATAAATTATAACCATCTATTAATCGAATTGGCTATTACCACTGATTTTTTTCTTTAAAATATTCAATTCCATTAAAAGCAGCAACTTTGGCAATTTCAATGGTGTCGAATTGTTTTTTTCCAAAATGCTCCCCGATTTTGCACTTAAACTTTTTTGTGTTTCTATCTTTATAGATCAGTATATGATGGTCCTTAACTTTTACATATAAATTGTTGTTTTCGCTGACTTTCCAGTCTTTTTTCAACCAGTTAATTCGTCTTTGTGTTTTATTTCTTGCGCTGTTTTCTCGTTTTTTTGGATTAATATAATCATTGGTCATTTTTTCAGCACAAATACAGCCCACTTTAAGATCTTCTCCAAAATCTTTATGAGAAACAACGTGAACAAACCGTATTCTTTCGTTATTACACATCATACAGGTTTCATATTCAGTTTCTTCAACCGATTGCCCGTCTTCTCTAATGTCAATTACATACTCCAAAACCCAACCTTTATGTGGAATTCCAGGTGTATTCCAATAAGTTCTCATTTCATTTAGGATTTTAATTCATACTAGGGTTTTTAAGCTGGTTTCCAATTGGTGACATCTCCATAAATATCTTTATAAACTAAACATTAAAAGTTCCGAAAATTTTCAAAGTCTAGTTTCCAAAACCACCTTTCGACTCCCTTTTAGCTCTTTCAATTCGAGCATTAGCTTTTCATTATTCCCTAAAACAAACTTTGGAAGGACATAAATGAATCGTTCGCTTTTTGCATCGGAAACGGATTGTGGCATGTTGTGTTGGTATAGTACTTCTTGTTCTAAACTTTGATAAGAAGCTTTCCGTTTTTCATTGCCATTGGTTCTGTACACTTTCAGATAATCGACTTCAAAATCGATTCCGGATTTGTTTTTAATTTCCAAAACCAAATACACTTCAGAAGCATCATAAACCATTTTTTGCAGAGATATCTTCATGCCCTTTTGGCGTTTTGTAGCTAAACTTTCCACTCTGGTTCTCCACAGATATTCACTTATTTTTTGAAAGTGTATTATCCTGTTGGCATCCTCATTTAGTGATTCGACGATTGGCTTCTGTTTTATGCTTTCTGATTGCTCACTGCCGATACTTTCATTTTCATGGATAAAATAATTGAGTTTTGGAAGTTCTTTGGAATATTTTAGAATATACGAGTACACTTGACCATCCTTAGTCACGGTAAGGAGATTGCTTTCTTCTCCAGGCTTTGCCTGTAACAATCCAAAATATTGTTCTTTTTCACGGTTGTAAGTGAATACAAAATGGGAAGCTCCTGTGATACCCTGTCATATGGAATTGGAAAAAAACAAGGCTACGTTTTTCTGATCATTGGCATAAATGGTGTCTAGGGGTTGCTGCGCAACTATTGACATAGAACAAGCGAAGAGCATTAAGTTGATATATGTTTTCATAAGCGTAAATTTATTAATTGCCCATCATGGGCTTTCCTTGGAATTTGGTTTTAGGAATTCTTAAAATAAGTTTGTAGTTATCGGTTATCGTAACCTTAACATTTTTATGGTTACGTTGAAAAATCTTTTTGAAACCACTTATCTGTGGTACACCTGCAATATTGATGTCATCTACCATATCTCCAACGACTTCATTGATAACTTCTGCGCTAAAACTGTTCTCCACATAAATACCCTCGCTACCATCTTGAAGATCAAAAGCTTTTAGCTTTACAGGCTGATGATTGATATTTTCAATCGCAATTATTGCCCGATTGGGCTTAAAATTTACAAATCCATAAATGGGTGTATTTTTAGGATAGTTTTGTCCATAAATGATCGTATCTTTTAGCAACCGCATCTGTAAACGATAATTGGTCTTTACCGTTTGCGTACCATCCACCCGCACATATATAAACTCATCCGTATCTCGTGCATTCAAATCGTTATTTTTTATAGGATGGGAAGCAAAAAAGAGCTGATGTTCTAAAGCGCGTTCTTTGGCTTCCACATCCGTTTCTTCTTCTTCCATACTATCCGTTGTATCTTTTTCCTTCTTTTTAATTGGTTTCGGAGAAGTATATCTGGGATTGATATTCTCAAACGTTCTTTCTGAATATCGAATCTGCCCTTGTTGGTAGATACTATCCACCATCTGCATTTTTTTCTTGTTCAATAAATCAGGGTCATATACACCGGAGGAATCCAACAGACGTTCATCATAAATACTTGGAGCATTAGTCTCTCTAACTTCCTTTAAATCGTTCAAAGCATCCAATTTGGAATCGTATTCCTTTTGGTCGTCTTCCAGTTTCGGTACAGGAATCTGGTTGTTCTCTATCGTTGGTTCTTCGTCTTCTCCTAATATGAGCATGGCATAACCACCTATAAAAAGCAGGATGCAGACCAACATAGCGGCAAATACTATTTTATTTTTTTCTACTTTCATAATTATTTTTTATTGTCCATTAGGGACTTTTCGTAATGAGCTTTCAAAAAAGTTGGTAATCAGCAATCCGTGCGTATTGTTTGGAAAGTTCCTATCCACATGCATCAAATTTCCAGTGGTGGTCAACTCATAAGTGTCGGTTATCGATCCTCGATTGATTTCAAAAATGGTTTTAGTTTCAAACTTGTAGGGTTCGTTTTGAATATCAACTTTGGATTCGATATTCAATACTTTTTGAACCAAAGAGTATTGCAGTAAGCGGTTATAGACTCCATCTGCTTTTTTCTGTCGGTACAAAGCATCTACAGAACTATTGCCCAACCACAAAGCTTTTTCCAAGTTCTTCTCGTAATTGCTTGCATCTATGTTGTAGAAATAGGTATGGAACAACTCCAATTGTGCCAAGACTTCTACTTTTAAATTTTCTTGTTGGGAAACCAGTTTTAAGGGAATAACACTGCCATCGGTATTGACCACAAAAGCATTGTTTACCGTTTCTTTGTGCAATTTCATAACCATTAGTACGGAAACAATGCAGGTAAGCACAGCTCCAATAACTACGGTCAATACAATAAAGCGGTTGAGCTTTAAAATGGTATATATATTTTTATAAGGTGTCTTCATTTGTTTTTTTATAGTATGTAGGATATTTGCCAAATGTGCCATAGGCACTTAGCCGGTAAAAAGTTTAAACGTGAAGGAGGTCGCTCTCCGGTATAATTTGAATTTTAGCAATACGATAAATCCGATAGAGCCTAATTGTAAAAGCGGTGCAAAAAAATTACTTCCCCAATCCGTGCCAAAAAGGTCGCTCCAAAAATTGGTATTGATTTCTGTATACAAGTTGTTTACGAAAACATTGACCAAAAAGAAAGCAGGAACTAACATATATACGCCAGCGTAGAGCTTAAAAAAATTGTACGCCAAAGTCCGGAACTTTTCAAAAACTGCTAAACTGATGACAAAAGGAAAAAATGCTTGCATGATACCCAGTAAAAAGAAGCGTTCCGCTAGGAATAAAGGGTAGATAAATAAATCCAACAGCCACAGAAGTACTCCAATGATGAAGGACAATAGCTTTAATCCGTATAAGGGTGTAACCAGAGCCTCGTAAAGCATCGCCATTGCTTTTTTGGCGGCATCCCAAGCACCCACATCCTGTTCGATGTCGATGTCCTGCATCAAAAGCGGGAGGAGTGCGGGTGCCGTGTCCCGATATTGGGTTTCAATAGCTACCAAAATGGTATCGAAAACATCCAATACCTGTGTGGAGAATAGCACCAAAATAACTACCGCAAAATTCTTTGCCAGTTCTGAAGGTGTCAATCCCCAAGTATACCCCTCCTTATTGGCGACACCTTCATTATACTTTTTTAGGATGTTGATGAGAAAGAACAAGATAGCCAGCGTCTTCATCCCCACAATAGTATATTGGGAGAAATCACTGTTTTTTATCGTTTGAAAAACGGTGTCTATATATTCTAGCCCTATGCCTAAAAAAATCCCTGACATTAGTAATTGGTTTCTCGGTTATTGATTTTATGTTGCATCTCACGAAAAGAGATAATCTCCTGATAGCGTCTTGTCTTTGCCTCAATTTCTGCGACCATTTCTTGGGATTGTACTTCTTTTTCTTTTAGGACTGAGGCACGTTCGGCATCGGTCATTTTCAAGTTATCGCTAGATAATATTTGATCGATATAGTCCAAGCTCTCTAAGGAGTTTTCTAAAATTGCAGTAAAGGAATCGGATATCCGTGTAACTTCATCAGGTTTGATAAAAGGAGAATGGAGAATTTCTCTTAAATCGTCTTGAATGATAGCATAGAGTCGTTGGTTGTTTCTTACCAATTGCCGAACAGCTTTCAATTGTCGGATCACATGGTTAACCTTATTGATATTCTCCTTTTGTTCTTGTAAGAATTCAACGGTTTGTAAGAGCTGTGAAGTTTGTTTAGCGGATTCAAATAGTTGCTTTGCCAAACTGATAAAATTGGTGTTATCATATACTGGTGCTCCTTGCGCGATGCCAGCGGCACTCACCAATAGTAGCAGTGCTGCGGTTACTGTTGCTTTTTTAATTCTGTTTTTCATTTTTTAAGTTTTAGAGGTTAATTCTACATACAGTTTAGGACTGCTGATGGATAAATTCTTGGATGGCCTTTTCCATATGGTTGGTCTTCTCATAAATAGCCATTATGGTCTCGCTTTCTTTGCCATCTGTGAGATAGGCAGCAAAGACTTCTGGCGGTACTTCCAATCGGAAAATGTTACTTTCTTTTCCTATTTTGATAAACATTTCGGTATATTTTCGTGTTCCGGTCAGGTTGTTTCGAATGGATTTTAACTGGTTTAAATCGTGACTGGAAAGGTTTAATCTGTTTTGTAATTCAGCATAACCTTTTTCGTTGCGAAGGCTGTAAATGACCTGTGTGTTTTCCAAAATACTTGCCGATGTGGAATTGTTGGGCAATTGATTAATGGATTGCAGGATAATCCCAATCGCTCCGTTTTGTTTTCGGATGGCCTGGTAGTAAAATTCAACACTTTCCAGTACGTTCTCAAATTTGAGTTGTTTGGCAAACTCGTCAAAAAGGATGATGCCTTTTTCGGCCTTGTTTCTCCAAATGGTTCTTTGAATGGCAGATTTTATCAATTTCAGCATTACGGAAAGAATTTCCTTGTTATCCTTGACTTCATCGAGTTCAAAAACAATCAGTCTTTTATCTTCAATTTTATAGGTCTGGTCTTCGCTGACATGGAACAGAAAACTGTACAAGCCATCCTCTACATATTCCGAGAGAATGTGCAGAAAATCATAGATATTAAAATGTTGCTCTTGAATGCGCAGTTCTTCTAAAAGGGTGTTCTTTTTGGCATCCACAAACTGGTAGAGATTTTCCAAAGAATGGGTGTCATTGACACCTTTTTGGTAGTAGTATCGAAGCACTTTTTTGACCGCTACTTCTTCTGCTTTGGTCGTTGCTTTACCGGAAGCCAAAAGCTCTAAAAGAAAGATTGTCAAATCTTCCAACCGTTCCGGTGTCAAGTCGTTTATGTTGGATATAAAGAAAGGATTGATCCCTAAATTTTTCCCCTGTTCATAACGCAGTATGATATGCTCATCCGGATAGAGTTTGGCGAATTTGGAATAGGAACCACCTAAATCAATGATGACGAGTCGGACATTTTGCTCAAAATATTGGCGTAGAATATTATTTGCTAAAAAGGATTTGCCTTCTCCCGTAGGGGCGAAAATGGCAAAGTTTCGAGCTTTGATGCGTTTCTTTTTTTCATCCCATACATCTTTCAATACCGGAATGTTATGTTGTCTGTCATTAAAGATAACACCTGTGGCATCAGACTTATAATTGGTATTGTTGCTATACAGGCAAAGAGCGTGTTTTAAATCGGTTACAAACAAATCTTCATTGGAGAAATTTGAACTAAAACAACAATAGGAATTTAAAAAATAATGCTTTCGTTCTTCGCCTTTAGGGTAATACGGAACTATATCCAATTCCTTAAACTCCGTTTTAATCTTGGAGGCTATATTCGCCAGCTCTCGGGCTTCTCGAGCCCAAAACACAATGTTTAGATGTCCTCGGATAATTCTGGACGAATCGTCCTGATTAATTTGAGCAACAATGTCTTCAATCTTTTTTAAGATGACCTTGTTCTGTGTTCCAAAATTGGAACTCTTTTTAAGTTCTTCAATTTTCTTATCCAACAGCTTTCGCCATTTGTGTTTGTCATCCAAATAGATAATTTGATTGACAATATGGTTTTCGTTTAGATTAAGTCCCAATCCATCCATAAAGCCTTGGTGGAACACAAAGTCGTCCGAAGTGAATTTATCGTTGGTTTTGCTGCTTTGAACCACATCACCAAAACATAGTTCGCTATTGATGGCGAGCACATCAAAATGATTTTCTCCAATTTCAATATTCGTTTTCCCCAATTGAATATCGGTATCAAAACCCTCATTGAACCCATTAAAGTAAGCATCAGTGATGCTACTAATTTCATCTGCCTTTAATGGTCTCAGAGACACCCTACGGCTGTTATTGACAAAGGAAACGGCATCGTTGACCGAAGCGATAAATTCATGCACATGATCGTCCATTTGCTGATGAATTCCCTTTTCCACAGGTCGGAATGGATTGGTAAACTTGGCCGCATTCAATGCTTTATTGTAAGGAAGGATAAAGAAGAGATACGAAGTATGTTCGATATATTCTCTTCCTTTAAAATAATCGTGGGTAGCCTTTTGCAAA
The nucleotide sequence above comes from Aureibaculum algae. Encoded proteins:
- a CDS encoding acyl-CoA thioesterase produces the protein MNFKYTFKTRWSDFDPNRHLRHTAYNDYAAESRVRYLNEHNFGMDRFQKENIGPILFKEETTFYREVNLGEDITIELFLEGLSENGERFKFLHKIYREDGVLAAEIIVLGAWLDLTKRKLIQPPADMVKTFKELTKSENFEEIPLKSKS
- a CDS encoding DNA/RNA non-specific endonuclease, with protein sequence MKRKALVYPIVILLLGLVMYLFIPKNDTIDTDVNPVAVSGFNYLPTSTTNTIVNHQYYSLSYNENYEQAEWVAYELTNDHLSGSNRKRPYFIQDKKVKTQSADYRNYKKSGYTKGHLCPAGDRKFSKTAFDETFLTSNISPQKADFNGGVWNRLEQKTRYWASKDKQLFVVTGGVLSKNLKTIGHEKVAVPTHFYKILLDYSEPKIKAIAFLVPHEASKKPLYTFVVSIDHLEKLTNIDFFPALPDDLETKLEASSSYKDWSFN
- a CDS encoding site-specific integrase, which gives rise to MSASAKLVLRKKPNSKGLYPLAIRITKNRQSTFKHVGHYIDNEDWDEKKLEVKKSHQNAADLNNLLSSKLSEARKGLIALQTTDKDASARQIKTEIYRPTSNLTFFDYADEHLQALEAEKKINRHSTDSAWISYIVKFSKSRQLTFQEIDERFLRKFKIYLKGASALSETTSMNVMVLIRLLYNRSIKDKVVSKELYPFGIGKFKIKFPETLKIGLNHQEMKKLERIDNLSDVERHSLNVWLYSFYFAGMRVSDVLFTRWSQIYDGRLHYRMGKNSKLLSLLIPDKVAKILEHYVFEKSCDDDFIFPEMRKADLTNARDVYNKTKTATKKFNKNLKSVMKKAGISKKVTMHIARHTFGNIAGDSIHPLMLQKLYRHSDLKTTINYQSNFIHKEADEALNRVLNF
- the traM gene encoding conjugative transposon protein TraM; the encoded protein is MKVEKNKIVFAAMLVCILLFIGGYAMLILGEDEEPTIENNQIPVPKLEDDQKEYDSKLDALNDLKEVRETNAPSIYDERLLDSSGVYDPDLLNKKKMQMVDSIYQQGQIRYSERTFENINPRYTSPKPIKKKEKDTTDSMEEEETDVEAKERALEHQLFFASHPIKNNDLNARDTDEFIYVRVDGTQTVKTNYRLQMRLLKDTIIYGQNYPKNTPIYGFVNFKPNRAIIAIENINHQPVKLKAFDLQDGSEGIYVENSFSAEVINEVVGDMVDDINIAGVPQISGFKKIFQRNHKNVKVTITDNYKLILRIPKTKFQGKPMMGN
- a CDS encoding conjugal transfer protein TraK gives rise to the protein MKTPYKNIYTILKLNRFIVLTVVIGAVLTCIVSVLMVMKLHKETVNNAFVVNTDGSVIPLKLVSQQENLKVEVLAQLELFHTYFYNIDASNYEKNLEKALWLGNSSVDALYRQKKADGVYNRLLQYSLVQKVLNIESKVDIQNEPYKFETKTIFEINRGSITDTYELTTTGNLMHVDRNFPNNTHGLLITNFFESSLRKVPNGQ
- a CDS encoding conjugal transfer protein; translation: MKNRIKKATVTAALLLLVSAAGIAQGAPVYDNTNFISLAKQLFESAKQTSQLLQTVEFLQEQKENINKVNHVIRQLKAVRQLVRNNQRLYAIIQDDLREILHSPFIKPDEVTRISDSFTAILENSLESLDYIDQILSSDNLKMTDAERASVLKEKEVQSQEMVAEIEAKTRRYQEIISFREMQHKINNRETNY
- a CDS encoding TraG family conjugative transposon ATPase, encoding MKKINLSAYHPILDIQDHIVFANNGNVVLCYQVENPEIYSLSESDFEDIHGAWFQAFKSLPVATVIHKQDIYQKDHYVADELPNDTFLQKATHDYFKGREYIEHTSYLFFILPYNKALNAAKFTNPFRPVEKGIHQQMDDHVHEFIASVNDAVSFVNNSRRVSLRPLKADEISSITDAYFNGFNEGFDTDIQLGKTNIEIGENHFDVLAINSELCFGDVVQSSKTNDKFTSDDFVFHQGFMDGLGLNLNENHIVNQIIYLDDKHKWRKLLDKKIEELKKSSNFGTQNKVILKKIEDIVAQINQDDSSRIIRGHLNIVFWAREARELANIASKIKTEFKELDIVPYYPKGEERKHYFLNSYCCFSSNFSNEDLFVTDLKHALCLYSNNTNYKSDATGVIFNDRQHNIPVLKDVWDEKKKRIKARNFAIFAPTGEGKSFLANNILRQYFEQNVRLVIIDLGGSYSKFAKLYPDEHIILRYEQGKNLGINPFFISNINDLTPERLEDLTIFLLELLASGKATTKAEEVAVKKVLRYYYQKGVNDTHSLENLYQFVDAKKNTLLEELRIQEQHFNIYDFLHILSEYVEDGLYSFLFHVSEDQTYKIEDKRLIVFELDEVKDNKEILSVMLKLIKSAIQRTIWRNKAEKGIILFDEFAKQLKFENVLESVEFYYQAIRKQNGAIGIILQSINQLPNNSTSASILENTQVIYSLRNEKGYAELQNRLNLSSHDLNQLKSIRNNLTGTRKYTEMFIKIGKESNIFRLEVPPEVFAAYLTDGKESETIMAIYEKTNHMEKAIQEFIHQQS